A genomic segment from Pseudoduganella chitinolytica encodes:
- a CDS encoding reverse transcriptase family protein gives MSANTPPTMTRQELYERLRTSTREEVTLGEMQRLGFWPADDPGRAEAEQLIRREAELSQALRALGKEVRIADDPVLALKAMRKERMAKARARREETRQRRARERFERASAWHHRQAGEILYLGEEVSGGLNEARSDGDKLARAALPALHTAQDLARAMGLSLPELRFLAFDRRVSRISHYRRFAMPKKAGGERIISAPMPRLKRSQYWVLDNVLARAPVHPAAHGFLKGRSIVSNAAPHVGRAVVINVDLKDFFPSIGMRRVTGVFGQLGYSKQVATTLALLCTEAATEQVDVDGETFFVAHGERVLPQGAPTSPALTNILCRRLDARLQGAAAKLGFTYTRYADDLTFSGPEQTRTLAGKLLWRVRQIVADEGFTPHPDKQHVMRDSQRQSVTGIVVNEKATVERDTLRRFRATLFQVEKDGPAGKQWNGNTNVLAALEGYAQFVRMVDPAKGGPLLARVRAARERWSGAAAADTPMPARRGGDFRALSAQGKAPWDGFWQATPPPPPVLEKTQEQVSLEKKEARRPASVAPAAVEPAAAPAVDLRKNVPPVRVPWLALLSQLMIALALALTYRTPLPVAGLLLLARTSRRDGRPHWTRFLCAMVLLVALADVLHRWD, from the coding sequence ATGAGCGCCAATACCCCACCCACGATGACCCGTCAGGAACTGTACGAGCGCCTGCGTACGTCCACGCGCGAGGAAGTCACGCTGGGCGAAATGCAGCGTCTCGGCTTCTGGCCTGCGGATGACCCGGGCCGCGCCGAAGCGGAACAGCTGATCCGGCGCGAAGCGGAGTTGAGCCAGGCGCTGCGTGCGCTCGGGAAGGAAGTGCGCATCGCCGACGACCCCGTACTGGCGCTGAAGGCAATGCGCAAGGAACGCATGGCGAAAGCGCGGGCCCGGCGCGAAGAGACGCGGCAGCGTCGTGCGCGCGAACGCTTCGAACGGGCCAGCGCATGGCACCATCGTCAGGCGGGCGAAATCCTGTACCTGGGCGAGGAGGTGTCGGGCGGATTGAACGAAGCGCGCAGCGATGGCGACAAGCTCGCCCGCGCGGCACTGCCCGCGCTGCACACCGCGCAGGACCTGGCACGGGCGATGGGCCTGTCGCTGCCGGAGCTGCGCTTCCTTGCGTTCGACCGCCGCGTCTCGCGCATCAGCCATTACCGCCGCTTCGCCATGCCGAAGAAAGCCGGCGGCGAACGGATCATCTCGGCGCCGATGCCGCGCCTGAAGCGCAGCCAGTACTGGGTACTCGACAACGTGCTCGCACGCGCCCCGGTCCACCCCGCGGCGCATGGCTTCCTGAAGGGCCGCTCGATCGTCAGCAACGCCGCGCCGCACGTGGGGCGCGCTGTCGTCATCAACGTCGACCTGAAGGACTTCTTCCCGTCGATCGGCATGCGCCGCGTCACCGGCGTGTTCGGCCAGCTGGGCTACAGCAAGCAGGTCGCGACCACGTTGGCGCTGCTGTGCACGGAGGCGGCGACGGAGCAGGTCGACGTCGATGGAGAAACCTTCTTTGTCGCGCACGGCGAACGCGTGCTGCCCCAGGGCGCGCCCACCAGCCCCGCGCTGACGAATATCCTATGCCGGCGCCTCGATGCGCGGCTGCAGGGGGCGGCGGCGAAGCTGGGCTTCACGTACACGCGCTATGCCGACGACCTGACGTTCTCGGGACCGGAGCAAACGCGCACGCTGGCGGGCAAGCTGCTGTGGCGCGTGCGCCAGATCGTGGCCGATGAAGGCTTTACGCCGCATCCGGACAAGCAGCACGTGATGCGCGATTCACAGCGCCAGAGCGTGACGGGCATCGTGGTCAACGAAAAGGCGACCGTCGAACGGGACACGCTGCGGCGCTTCCGTGCCACGCTGTTCCAGGTCGAGAAGGATGGTCCGGCAGGCAAGCAGTGGAACGGTAATACGAATGTGCTGGCGGCGCTGGAAGGCTATGCGCAGTTCGTAAGAATGGTCGATCCGGCCAAGGGCGGCCCGCTGCTGGCACGCGTGCGTGCGGCGCGCGAGCGCTGGTCGGGCGCGGCCGCGGCGGATACGCCGATGCCGGCGCGCCGGGGCGGCGATTTCCGCGCGCTGTCGGCGCAAGGCAAGGCCCCCTGGGACGGCTTCTGGCAGGCCACGCCACCGCCACCGCCCGTGCTGGAGAAAACGCAGGAACAGGTGTCGCTCGAGAAGAAGGAGGCGCGGCGGCCGGCATCGGTCGCTCCTGCAGCTGTGGAACCTGCTGCGGCGCCTGCCGTCGACTTGCGGAAGAATGTGCCGCCTGTGCGAGTACCATGGCTCGCGTTGCTGTCGCAGCTCATGATCGCACTTGCGCTGGCGCTGACATATCGCACCCCGCTGCCCGTGGCGGGCTTGCTGCTGCTGGCGCGCACGTCCCGGCGCGACGGCCGCCCGCACTGGACGCGCTTCCTGTGCGCGATGGTCCTGCTGGTGGCGCTCGCAGATGTGCTGCATCGTTGGGATTGA
- a CDS encoding SWIM zinc finger family protein, translated as MRFNYRYYGATTVENSASATDMRFVPDALRPPTHFVADVNRRLPFREAMSALHDVVVADQRYQPRDKTAYKAWLAQNEEHLLLEFQARAQELVARQEPLKAELREVRARKQAVLKPFYEAQRNYWNYLYATNRELWYVLDPVITVHPDRIFFECFSRDESSYASLSCSHNVFDRLGDFACGTTNIDYSEALYEQFQKIRDYKNTRLAIDPGGFQVATAADPAFIEQKIDVPESWVRGFLQVSSAMTLPARTFDLHPMDLHNFCLQLRRRKERVGPRSLRFVLTPGAPVRVIFEPWNEEIVCRRSIYPGNAPEEVRVWGRRRLLLLERLIPVAHSFTVHLMGSGMPSFWIANLPDMQLTLGLSGWTANDWSHAGQFDLLAPRGDVDNDSKRRVFDALGQRWLASADQLAADTGLSRLVVERALALYTQAGRVVYDLTQRVYRLRELTREPLSLDELRFASEIESEAWTLFALHAIALQRCDAQQDGAMYLQGEARSGERRYQVSLQLDADLRIVDGTCQCPHFIHHRLRQGPCAHLLALRLAQGRDGKQEPAA; from the coding sequence ATGAGATTCAACTACCGCTACTACGGCGCCACCACCGTCGAGAACAGCGCATCGGCCACGGACATGCGCTTCGTACCGGATGCCCTGCGTCCGCCCACGCACTTCGTGGCGGACGTGAACCGCCGCCTGCCGTTTCGCGAGGCAATGTCGGCGCTGCACGACGTGGTCGTGGCCGACCAGCGCTACCAGCCACGCGACAAGACCGCCTACAAGGCGTGGCTGGCGCAGAACGAGGAGCACCTGCTGCTGGAGTTCCAGGCGCGAGCGCAGGAACTGGTGGCGCGCCAGGAACCGTTGAAAGCAGAGCTGCGCGAGGTCCGTGCACGCAAGCAAGCGGTCCTGAAGCCGTTCTACGAGGCGCAGCGCAACTACTGGAACTACCTGTACGCGACCAACCGCGAGCTGTGGTACGTGCTCGATCCCGTCATCACGGTGCACCCGGACCGCATCTTCTTCGAGTGCTTCAGCCGCGACGAATCAAGCTACGCTTCGCTCAGTTGCAGCCACAACGTGTTCGACCGCTTGGGCGACTTCGCCTGCGGCACCACCAACATCGATTACTCGGAAGCGCTGTACGAGCAGTTCCAGAAGATCCGCGACTACAAGAACACGCGGCTGGCGATCGACCCGGGCGGCTTCCAGGTCGCTACGGCCGCCGATCCGGCCTTCATCGAGCAGAAGATCGACGTGCCGGAAAGCTGGGTGCGCGGCTTCCTGCAGGTGAGCAGCGCGATGACGCTGCCGGCGCGCACCTTCGACCTGCATCCGATGGACCTGCACAACTTCTGCCTGCAGCTGCGCCGCCGCAAGGAGCGGGTCGGCCCCCGCTCGCTGCGCTTCGTGCTGACGCCAGGCGCACCGGTGCGTGTGATCTTCGAGCCGTGGAACGAGGAGATCGTGTGCCGCCGCTCGATCTATCCGGGCAATGCGCCGGAGGAGGTCCGCGTCTGGGGCCGCCGCCGGCTGCTGCTGCTGGAACGCCTGATCCCCGTCGCGCACAGCTTCACGGTGCACCTGATGGGGAGCGGCATGCCCAGCTTCTGGATTGCCAACCTGCCGGACATGCAGCTCACGCTCGGCCTGTCCGGCTGGACGGCGAACGACTGGTCCCATGCGGGCCAGTTCGACCTGCTGGCGCCGCGCGGCGACGTCGACAACGACAGCAAGCGCCGCGTCTTCGATGCGCTGGGCCAGCGCTGGCTGGCCAGCGCGGACCAGCTGGCCGCCGACACGGGGCTGTCGCGCCTGGTCGTCGAACGCGCGCTGGCACTGTACACGCAGGCCGGCCGCGTCGTCTACGATCTGACCCAGCGCGTCTACCGCCTGCGCGAGCTGACGCGCGAGCCGCTGTCGCTCGACGAGCTGCGCTTCGCGAGCGAGATCGAGAGCGAGGCATGGACGCTGTTCGCCCTGCATGCGATCGCGCTACAGCGTTGCGATGCGCAACAGGATGGCGCCATGTATCTGCAGGGCGAGGCGCGCAGCGGCGAACGGCGCTACCAGGTGTCGCTGCAGCTCGATGCCGACCTGCGCATCGTCGACGGCACGTGCCAGTGCCCCCACTTCATCCATCACCGGCTGCGCCAGGGACCTTGCGCGCACCTGCTGGCTTTGCGGCTGGCGCAGGGCCGCGACGGCAAACAGGAACCCGCAGCATGA
- a CDS encoding penicillin acylase family protein, with protein sequence MRKHIAVAVAVMLLAAQAQSAGVRSEVARTSHGVVHIKANDYRSLGYGAAYAYAEDNVCMLADTLLTVRGERSRYFGGDAAATAPRNGEYGAAMDLFFKLRNEDSDFFFKGYLDLDQLRAGYGAGSAEVRELLAGYADGYNRFISDNRSRLPKACRNAAWVKPITVDDVYLMIAEKAIHASGEAFAAAIVGAARDPSATPPALKKSMPAATKPLPRGIPAGVGSNGLALGREATANGRGILLGNPHYPWTGTDRFYQLHMTIPGKYDAMGVSLGGLPLVSIGFNKHVAWTHTVTAAYHFTTFMLTLDPSDPTGTTYYYDGAPVKMTERTVAVDVLQADGTVATRQRTFYFSKHGAVIVMPDAGIDWTEQSAFVLGDANRLNTRLAEQWLAIGKADSVGALQRSANAIAGLPWVNTIAADSEGNALYIDASVVPHVATERFASDCMLAPAMLTLDGSRSECEWGQDPDTPKGIFGAGNTPTLVRQDYVVNSNDNYWLTNARAPLTGPEPYGYSPLYGTPGTPATLRTRLGLVQLEGALAEQQFLRTNDVQNLLFGNRVHAAELVLPELLSACFKSHDLRLLSPCAVLATWDRKADVDSRGAVLFREFWNTVRSRPDLWAVPFDPTDPVSTPRGVAKEAMPALLTALRDATAKLQSLGVPLYGRLGDYQTQMRNGRRIGLHGGQGDEDGVYNVLTMASDLTSSGYRDVSWGSSYIQLVGFDNAGPVAKGVLTYGQSVDPLSPYYADQLSLFSRRTLVTLPFSDSQIRADRNYTRKVLTDK encoded by the coding sequence ATGAGGAAGCATATTGCAGTCGCCGTAGCGGTCATGCTGTTGGCTGCACAGGCGCAGTCTGCGGGCGTACGCAGCGAAGTCGCACGCACGAGTCATGGTGTCGTGCACATCAAGGCCAACGATTATCGGAGCCTGGGCTACGGCGCCGCTTACGCTTACGCCGAGGACAACGTCTGCATGCTGGCCGACACCCTGCTGACCGTGCGCGGCGAACGCTCGCGTTACTTCGGCGGCGACGCCGCGGCCACGGCGCCACGCAACGGCGAGTACGGCGCTGCCATGGACCTGTTCTTCAAGCTGCGCAACGAGGACAGCGATTTCTTCTTCAAGGGTTATCTCGACCTGGATCAGCTGCGCGCCGGGTACGGAGCCGGCTCGGCCGAGGTACGCGAGCTGCTGGCCGGCTATGCCGACGGCTACAACCGCTTTATCTCGGACAACCGCAGTCGCCTGCCGAAAGCCTGCCGCAATGCGGCTTGGGTCAAGCCGATCACCGTCGACGATGTCTACCTGATGATCGCGGAGAAGGCGATCCACGCGTCCGGCGAAGCATTCGCAGCGGCAATCGTGGGCGCGGCGCGCGATCCATCCGCCACGCCTCCCGCATTGAAGAAAAGCATGCCGGCCGCGACGAAACCGCTGCCGCGAGGGATACCCGCTGGTGTCGGCAGCAACGGCCTGGCGCTTGGCCGCGAGGCCACCGCCAACGGTCGCGGCATCCTGCTGGGCAATCCCCACTATCCGTGGACCGGTACGGACCGGTTCTACCAGCTGCACATGACCATTCCCGGCAAGTACGATGCGATGGGCGTCAGCCTCGGCGGCTTGCCGCTGGTGTCGATCGGTTTCAACAAGCACGTCGCCTGGACGCACACCGTCACCGCCGCCTATCACTTCACCACGTTCATGCTGACGCTGGACCCGTCGGACCCCACGGGCACCACGTACTACTACGATGGCGCGCCCGTCAAGATGACGGAGCGCACGGTCGCGGTCGACGTACTGCAGGCCGACGGCACCGTCGCGACCAGGCAGCGCACGTTCTACTTCAGCAAGCACGGCGCCGTGATCGTCATGCCGGACGCCGGCATCGACTGGACGGAACAATCGGCGTTCGTGCTGGGCGATGCCAACCGTCTCAACACGCGCCTGGCGGAGCAATGGCTGGCAATCGGCAAGGCCGACAGCGTCGGCGCACTGCAGCGCAGCGCCAATGCCATCGCCGGCTTGCCGTGGGTGAACACGATCGCGGCGGACAGCGAAGGCAATGCGCTCTACATCGATGCCAGCGTGGTACCGCACGTGGCAACTGAGCGGTTCGCGTCCGACTGCATGCTGGCACCGGCCATGCTGACCCTGGACGGCTCGCGCAGCGAGTGCGAGTGGGGCCAGGACCCGGATACGCCGAAGGGCATCTTCGGCGCGGGCAATACGCCAACGCTGGTCCGCCAGGATTACGTGGTGAACTCGAACGACAACTATTGGCTGACCAACGCCAGGGCACCGCTGACGGGGCCGGAACCGTACGGTTACTCGCCGTTGTACGGCACGCCAGGTACGCCGGCAACGCTGCGCACCCGCCTCGGCCTCGTGCAACTGGAAGGGGCACTGGCGGAGCAGCAGTTCCTGCGGACGAACGACGTGCAGAACCTGTTGTTCGGCAATCGCGTGCATGCTGCCGAACTCGTCTTGCCGGAACTGCTGTCGGCATGCTTCAAGTCGCATGACCTGCGGTTGCTGTCACCGTGCGCCGTACTGGCGACCTGGGATCGCAAGGCCGATGTCGACAGCCGCGGCGCCGTCCTGTTCCGCGAATTCTGGAACACGGTGCGCAGCCGTCCCGACCTGTGGGCGGTGCCGTTCGACCCGACCGATCCCGTCAGTACGCCACGCGGCGTTGCCAAGGAGGCGATGCCAGCATTGCTGACGGCGCTGCGCGATGCGACGGCGAAGCTGCAGTCGCTGGGCGTTCCCCTGTACGGCCGCCTGGGTGACTACCAGACGCAGATGCGCAACGGTCGGCGCATCGGCCTGCACGGCGGCCAGGGCGACGAGGACGGCGTCTACAATGTGCTGACGATGGCCTCGGACCTGACGTCGTCGGGCTATCGCGACGTGTCCTGGGGCAGCAGCTACATCCAGCTGGTCGGCTTCGACAATGCTGGCCCGGTCGCCAAGGGGGTGCTGACGTATGGCCAGTCGGTCGATCCGTTGTCGCCCTACTATGCGGACCAGTTGTCGCTGTTCAGCAGGAGGACGCTGGTGACCCTGCCGTTCAGCGACTCGCAGATCCGTGCGGACCGCAATTACACGCGCAAGGTACTGACGGACAAGTAA